A genome region from Equus caballus isolate H_3958 breed thoroughbred chromosome 19, TB-T2T, whole genome shotgun sequence includes the following:
- the LOC138919090 gene encoding ral guanine nucleotide dissociation stimulator-like isoform X3: MCRQAPDASWPICRALSFQNSTQEIFEELHDGFDFSPSLVKGQEQQAASSILCRSENSTQEMFEELCVGFDFSPSLVKGQEQQATSSILCRSEEPTLSVAEARTMLTLKAGAVQKVVGCLQPSFHGRSISVTTFPCVYQAFYPTPQVLDQLLQSALSPIWGPRPQENSQDMWQMLRHSRINLTLAYLQDLLAGSVLKHQATPLLIQVDLFQATELETEAPAPALALLPGAEAEKGSHLELDGTPVLFLPSLLALEPPAAPSAAPDPERVPSAAPAQVPGPELDSTGPRGLLGFPPQAPVTAADSAPVPEASHPCRVTGKKQPDGKPSLMAFSPRDVAEQLTAIDAEVFKNVEPSECLGSTWGKRNRPGHENVAPTVWATVVQFNRVVKCVMTSCLGDPNVTARGRAKVLERWIEVARECRALRNISSLHAVLSALQSVPIHRLKKTWGKVSRKSYRKFKKLCDEDNSLSWELLIKSSLDEQEDGQPSKFATLLRTLQRGRKRQQQKGIVPFLGTMLTDLIMLDTAMEDYVNGNEINHEKKKKEHKVMMEIVQLQEAAENYNLEPQERFRAWFWDMEQLSEDQSYSLSCQLEPRC, translated from the exons atgtgcaggcaggcccctgatgcctcctggcccatctgccgggcactgtctttccagaactccacGCAGGAGATCTTTGAAGAGCTACATGATGGgttcgacttctctccctccctagtcaaggggcaggagcagcaggccgccagcagcatcctgtgccggtctgag aactccacTCAGGAGATGTTTGAAGAGTTATGTGTTGGgttcgacttctctccctccctagtcaaggggcaggagcagcaggccaccagcagcatcctgtgccggtctgag GAACCCACCCTGTCCGTGGCTGAGGCCCGCACGATGCTGACCCTCAAGGCAGGCGCAGTGCAGAAGGTGGTAGGCTGCCTGCAACCATCTTTCCACGGCAGATCCATCTCCGTCACCACCTTCCCGTGTGTGTACCAGGCCTTCTACCCGACCCCacaggtcctggaccagctgctcCAGAG tgccctctctCCCATCTGGGGCCCCCGGCCTCAGGAGAACTCCCAGGATATGTGGCAGATGCTGCGCCACTCCAGGATCAATCTGACGTTGGCGTATCTCCAGGACCTCTTGGCTGGCTCAGTCCTCAAGCACCAGGCCACCCCTCTTCTCATCCAGGTGGACCTTTTCCAGGCCACTGAGTTGGAGACAGAGG ctcctgccccagctctAGCACTTCTGCCAGgtgcagaggcagaaaaggggTCACATCTGGAGCTGGACGGAACTCCAGTTCTATTTCTGCCATCACTTCTAGCGCTGGAGCCGCCAGCAGCGCCCTCAGCTGCTCCAGACCCCGAGCGAGTGccatcagcagccccagcccaagtGCCAGGTCCTGAACTGGACTCAACGGGACCAAGGGGCCTGCTGGGATTTCCACCTCAGGCTCCAGTAACAGCCGCAGACTCAGCTCCGGTTCCAGAGGCTTCCCACCCCTGTCGAGTGACCGGGAAGAAGCAGCCCGATGGGAAGCCTAGCCTCATGGCCTTCTCCCCAAGGGATGTGGCAGAACAGCTGACGGCCATTGACGCG gaagtGTTCAAGAACGTCGAGCCCTCTGAGTGTCTGGGTTCCACCTGGGGCAAAAGAAACCGGCCCGGACATGAGAACGTGGCACCCACCGTCTGGGCCACAGTGGTGCAGTTCAACAGAGTAGTAAAGTGTGTCATGACGTCCTGCCTTGGGGACCCAAACGTGACGGCCCGGGGCAGGGCCAAGGTTCTGGAGCGGTGGATCGAGGTGGCCAGG gagtgccgagccTTGAGGAACATCTCCTCCCTGCACGCAGTCCTCTCGGCTCTGCAGAGCGTGCCCATACACAGACTGAAGAAGACCTGGGGGAAAGTGTCCAG gaagagctaccgaaaatttaaaaagctctgtGATGAGGACAACTCCCTTAGCTGGGAGCTGCTCATCAAG TCTTCCCTGGATGAACAGGAAGATGGG CAGCCCTCCAAGTTTGCCACCCTGCTGAGGACCCTGCAGAGAGGccggaagaggcagcagcagaag GGCATCGTCCCCTTCCTGGGCACCATGCTAACTGACCTGATCATGCTGGACACTGCCATGGAGGATTACGTAAAT ggcaatgaGATCAACcacgagaaaaagaaaaag GAGCACAAAGTGATGATGGAGATCGtgcagctccaggaggctgcagagaattACAACCTAGAGCCCCAGGAGCGATTCAGGGCCTGGTTCTGGGACATGGAGCAGCTCAGTGAGGACCAGAG ctacagcctgtcctgccagctggagccccggTGCTAG
- the LOC138919090 gene encoding ral guanine nucleotide dissociation stimulator-like isoform X4 has translation MCRQAPDASWPICRALSFQNSTQEIFEELHDGFDFSPSLVKGQEQQAASSILCRSENSTQEMFEELCVGFDFSPSLVKGQEQQATSSILCRSEEPTLSVAEARTMLTLKAGAVQKVVGCLQPSFHGRSISVTTFPCVYQAFYPTPQVLDQLLQSALSPIWGPRPQENSQDMWQMLRHSRINLTLAYLQDLLAGSVLKHQATPLLIQVDLFQATELETEALEPPAAPSAAPDPERVPSAAPAQVPGPELDSTGPRGLLGFPPQAPVTAADSAPVPEASHPCRVTGKKQPDGKPSLMAFSPRDVAEQLTAIDAEVFKNVEPSECLGSTWGKRNRPGHENVAPTVWATVVQFNRVVKCVMTSCLGDPNVTARGRAKVLERWIEVARECRALRNISSLHAVLSALQSVPIHRLKKTWGKVSRKSYRKFKKLCDEDNSLSWELLIKSSLDEQEDGKQPSKFATLLRTLQRGRKRQQQKGIVPFLGTMLTDLIMLDTAMEDYVNGNEINHEKKKKEHKVMMEIVQLQEAAENYNLEPQERFRAWFWDMEQLSEDQSYSLSCQLEPRC, from the exons atgtgcaggcaggcccctgatgcctcctggcccatctgccgggcactgtctttccagaactccacGCAGGAGATCTTTGAAGAGCTACATGATGGgttcgacttctctccctccctagtcaaggggcaggagcagcaggccgccagcagcatcctgtgccggtctgag aactccacTCAGGAGATGTTTGAAGAGTTATGTGTTGGgttcgacttctctccctccctagtcaaggggcaggagcagcaggccaccagcagcatcctgtgccggtctgag GAACCCACCCTGTCCGTGGCTGAGGCCCGCACGATGCTGACCCTCAAGGCAGGCGCAGTGCAGAAGGTGGTAGGCTGCCTGCAACCATCTTTCCACGGCAGATCCATCTCCGTCACCACCTTCCCGTGTGTGTACCAGGCCTTCTACCCGACCCCacaggtcctggaccagctgctcCAGAG tgccctctctCCCATCTGGGGCCCCCGGCCTCAGGAGAACTCCCAGGATATGTGGCAGATGCTGCGCCACTCCAGGATCAATCTGACGTTGGCGTATCTCCAGGACCTCTTGGCTGGCTCAGTCCTCAAGCACCAGGCCACCCCTCTTCTCATCCAGGTGGACCTTTTCCAGGCCACTGAGTTGGAGACAGAGG CGCTGGAGCCGCCAGCAGCGCCCTCAGCTGCTCCAGACCCCGAGCGAGTGccatcagcagccccagcccaagtGCCAGGTCCTGAACTGGACTCAACGGGACCAAGGGGCCTGCTGGGATTTCCACCTCAGGCTCCAGTAACAGCCGCAGACTCAGCTCCGGTTCCAGAGGCTTCCCACCCCTGTCGAGTGACCGGGAAGAAGCAGCCCGATGGGAAGCCTAGCCTCATGGCCTTCTCCCCAAGGGATGTGGCAGAACAGCTGACGGCCATTGACGCG gaagtGTTCAAGAACGTCGAGCCCTCTGAGTGTCTGGGTTCCACCTGGGGCAAAAGAAACCGGCCCGGACATGAGAACGTGGCACCCACCGTCTGGGCCACAGTGGTGCAGTTCAACAGAGTAGTAAAGTGTGTCATGACGTCCTGCCTTGGGGACCCAAACGTGACGGCCCGGGGCAGGGCCAAGGTTCTGGAGCGGTGGATCGAGGTGGCCAGG gagtgccgagccTTGAGGAACATCTCCTCCCTGCACGCAGTCCTCTCGGCTCTGCAGAGCGTGCCCATACACAGACTGAAGAAGACCTGGGGGAAAGTGTCCAG gaagagctaccgaaaatttaaaaagctctgtGATGAGGACAACTCCCTTAGCTGGGAGCTGCTCATCAAG TCTTCCCTGGATGAACAGGAAGATGGG AAGCAGCCCTCCAAGTTTGCCACCCTGCTGAGGACCCTGCAGAGAGGccggaagaggcagcagcagaag GGCATCGTCCCCTTCCTGGGCACCATGCTAACTGACCTGATCATGCTGGACACTGCCATGGAGGATTACGTAAAT ggcaatgaGATCAACcacgagaaaaagaaaaag GAGCACAAAGTGATGATGGAGATCGtgcagctccaggaggctgcagagaattACAACCTAGAGCCCCAGGAGCGATTCAGGGCCTGGTTCTGGGACATGGAGCAGCTCAGTGAGGACCAGAG ctacagcctgtcctgccagctggagccccggTGCTAG
- the LOC138919090 gene encoding ral guanine nucleotide dissociation stimulator-like isoform X2 — protein MCRQAPDASWPICRALSFQNSTQEIFEELHDGFDFSPSLVKGQEQQAASSILCRSENSTQEMFEELCVGFDFSPSLVKGQEQQATSSILCRSEEPTLSVAEARTMLTLKAGAVQKVVGCLQPSFHGRSISVTTFPCVYQAFYPTPQVLDQLLQSALSPIWGPRPQENSQDMWQMLRHSRINLTLAYLQDLLAGSVLKHQATPLLIQVDLFQATELETEAPAPALALLPGAEAEKGSHLELDGTPVLFLPSLLALEPPAAPSAAPDPERVPSAAPAQVPGPELDSTGPRGLLGFPPQAPVTAADSAPVPEASHPCRVTGKKQPDGKPSLMAFSPRDVAEQLTAIDAEVFKNVEPSECLGSTWGKRNRPGHENVAPTVWATVVQFNRVVKCVMTSCLGDPNVTARGRAKVLERWIEVARECRALRNISSLHAVLSALQSVPIHRLKKTWGKVSRKSYRKFKKLCDEDNSLSWELLIKSSLDEQEDGKQPSKFATLLRTLQRGRKRQQQKGIVPFLGTMLTDLIMLDTAMEDYVNGNEINHEKKKKEHKVMMEIVQLQEAAENYNLEPQERFRAWFWDMEQLSEDQSYSLSCQLEPRC, from the exons atgtgcaggcaggcccctgatgcctcctggcccatctgccgggcactgtctttccagaactccacGCAGGAGATCTTTGAAGAGCTACATGATGGgttcgacttctctccctccctagtcaaggggcaggagcagcaggccgccagcagcatcctgtgccggtctgag aactccacTCAGGAGATGTTTGAAGAGTTATGTGTTGGgttcgacttctctccctccctagtcaaggggcaggagcagcaggccaccagcagcatcctgtgccggtctgag GAACCCACCCTGTCCGTGGCTGAGGCCCGCACGATGCTGACCCTCAAGGCAGGCGCAGTGCAGAAGGTGGTAGGCTGCCTGCAACCATCTTTCCACGGCAGATCCATCTCCGTCACCACCTTCCCGTGTGTGTACCAGGCCTTCTACCCGACCCCacaggtcctggaccagctgctcCAGAG tgccctctctCCCATCTGGGGCCCCCGGCCTCAGGAGAACTCCCAGGATATGTGGCAGATGCTGCGCCACTCCAGGATCAATCTGACGTTGGCGTATCTCCAGGACCTCTTGGCTGGCTCAGTCCTCAAGCACCAGGCCACCCCTCTTCTCATCCAGGTGGACCTTTTCCAGGCCACTGAGTTGGAGACAGAGG ctcctgccccagctctAGCACTTCTGCCAGgtgcagaggcagaaaaggggTCACATCTGGAGCTGGACGGAACTCCAGTTCTATTTCTGCCATCACTTCTAGCGCTGGAGCCGCCAGCAGCGCCCTCAGCTGCTCCAGACCCCGAGCGAGTGccatcagcagccccagcccaagtGCCAGGTCCTGAACTGGACTCAACGGGACCAAGGGGCCTGCTGGGATTTCCACCTCAGGCTCCAGTAACAGCCGCAGACTCAGCTCCGGTTCCAGAGGCTTCCCACCCCTGTCGAGTGACCGGGAAGAAGCAGCCCGATGGGAAGCCTAGCCTCATGGCCTTCTCCCCAAGGGATGTGGCAGAACAGCTGACGGCCATTGACGCG gaagtGTTCAAGAACGTCGAGCCCTCTGAGTGTCTGGGTTCCACCTGGGGCAAAAGAAACCGGCCCGGACATGAGAACGTGGCACCCACCGTCTGGGCCACAGTGGTGCAGTTCAACAGAGTAGTAAAGTGTGTCATGACGTCCTGCCTTGGGGACCCAAACGTGACGGCCCGGGGCAGGGCCAAGGTTCTGGAGCGGTGGATCGAGGTGGCCAGG gagtgccgagccTTGAGGAACATCTCCTCCCTGCACGCAGTCCTCTCGGCTCTGCAGAGCGTGCCCATACACAGACTGAAGAAGACCTGGGGGAAAGTGTCCAG gaagagctaccgaaaatttaaaaagctctgtGATGAGGACAACTCCCTTAGCTGGGAGCTGCTCATCAAG TCTTCCCTGGATGAACAGGAAGATGGG AAGCAGCCCTCCAAGTTTGCCACCCTGCTGAGGACCCTGCAGAGAGGccggaagaggcagcagcagaag GGCATCGTCCCCTTCCTGGGCACCATGCTAACTGACCTGATCATGCTGGACACTGCCATGGAGGATTACGTAAAT ggcaatgaGATCAACcacgagaaaaagaaaaag GAGCACAAAGTGATGATGGAGATCGtgcagctccaggaggctgcagagaattACAACCTAGAGCCCCAGGAGCGATTCAGGGCCTGGTTCTGGGACATGGAGCAGCTCAGTGAGGACCAGAG ctacagcctgtcctgccagctggagccccggTGCTAG
- the LOC138919090 gene encoding ral guanine nucleotide dissociation stimulator-like isoform X5 produces MFEELCVGFDFSPSLVKGQEQQATSSILCRSEEPTLSVAEARTMLTLKAGAVQKVVGCLQPSFHGRSISVTTFPCVYQAFYPTPQVLDQLLQSALSPIWGPRPQENSQDMWQMLRHSRINLTLAYLQDLLAGSVLKHQATPLLIQVDLFQATELETEAPAPALALLPGAEAEKGSHLELDGTPVLFLPSLLALEPPAAPSAAPDPERVPSAAPAQVPGPELDSTGPRGLLGFPPQAPVTAADSAPVPEASHPCRVTGKKQPDGKPSLMAFSPRDVAEQLTAIDAEVFKNVEPSECLGSTWGKRNRPGHENVAPTVWATVVQFNRVVKCVMTSCLGDPNVTARGRAKVLERWIEVARECRALRNISSLHAVLSALQSVPIHRLKKTWGKVSRKSYRKFKKLCDEDNSLSWELLIKSSLDEQEDGKQPSKFATLLRTLQRGRKRQQQKGIVPFLGTMLTDLIMLDTAMEDYVNGNEINHEKKKKEHKVMMEIVQLQEAAENYNLEPQERFRAWFWDMEQLSEDQSYSLSCQLEPRC; encoded by the exons ATGTTTGAAGAGTTATGTGTTGGgttcgacttctctccctccctagtcaaggggcaggagcagcaggccaccagcagcatcctgtgccggtctgag GAACCCACCCTGTCCGTGGCTGAGGCCCGCACGATGCTGACCCTCAAGGCAGGCGCAGTGCAGAAGGTGGTAGGCTGCCTGCAACCATCTTTCCACGGCAGATCCATCTCCGTCACCACCTTCCCGTGTGTGTACCAGGCCTTCTACCCGACCCCacaggtcctggaccagctgctcCAGAG tgccctctctCCCATCTGGGGCCCCCGGCCTCAGGAGAACTCCCAGGATATGTGGCAGATGCTGCGCCACTCCAGGATCAATCTGACGTTGGCGTATCTCCAGGACCTCTTGGCTGGCTCAGTCCTCAAGCACCAGGCCACCCCTCTTCTCATCCAGGTGGACCTTTTCCAGGCCACTGAGTTGGAGACAGAGG ctcctgccccagctctAGCACTTCTGCCAGgtgcagaggcagaaaaggggTCACATCTGGAGCTGGACGGAACTCCAGTTCTATTTCTGCCATCACTTCTAGCGCTGGAGCCGCCAGCAGCGCCCTCAGCTGCTCCAGACCCCGAGCGAGTGccatcagcagccccagcccaagtGCCAGGTCCTGAACTGGACTCAACGGGACCAAGGGGCCTGCTGGGATTTCCACCTCAGGCTCCAGTAACAGCCGCAGACTCAGCTCCGGTTCCAGAGGCTTCCCACCCCTGTCGAGTGACCGGGAAGAAGCAGCCCGATGGGAAGCCTAGCCTCATGGCCTTCTCCCCAAGGGATGTGGCAGAACAGCTGACGGCCATTGACGCG gaagtGTTCAAGAACGTCGAGCCCTCTGAGTGTCTGGGTTCCACCTGGGGCAAAAGAAACCGGCCCGGACATGAGAACGTGGCACCCACCGTCTGGGCCACAGTGGTGCAGTTCAACAGAGTAGTAAAGTGTGTCATGACGTCCTGCCTTGGGGACCCAAACGTGACGGCCCGGGGCAGGGCCAAGGTTCTGGAGCGGTGGATCGAGGTGGCCAGG gagtgccgagccTTGAGGAACATCTCCTCCCTGCACGCAGTCCTCTCGGCTCTGCAGAGCGTGCCCATACACAGACTGAAGAAGACCTGGGGGAAAGTGTCCAG gaagagctaccgaaaatttaaaaagctctgtGATGAGGACAACTCCCTTAGCTGGGAGCTGCTCATCAAG TCTTCCCTGGATGAACAGGAAGATGGG AAGCAGCCCTCCAAGTTTGCCACCCTGCTGAGGACCCTGCAGAGAGGccggaagaggcagcagcagaag GGCATCGTCCCCTTCCTGGGCACCATGCTAACTGACCTGATCATGCTGGACACTGCCATGGAGGATTACGTAAAT ggcaatgaGATCAACcacgagaaaaagaaaaag GAGCACAAAGTGATGATGGAGATCGtgcagctccaggaggctgcagagaattACAACCTAGAGCCCCAGGAGCGATTCAGGGCCTGGTTCTGGGACATGGAGCAGCTCAGTGAGGACCAGAG ctacagcctgtcctgccagctggagccccggTGCTAG